A genomic segment from Actinoplanes sichuanensis encodes:
- a CDS encoding TetR/AcrR family transcriptional regulator: MSASSERRERERAQRHQMIIRTARELAEAEGWEAVTTRRLAERVEYSQPVLYSHFKGKDAIVGAVALDGFGELAEHLRRARLAATGPALRAVGAAYLEFAIARPALYQAMFVLPTDLAFASDETPAPMRACFDEFVSCFPADDERGGLAAEVTWSALHGMAVLSAGGRIPGVWQQERLDLLVSRFAVDQAAPPLA, translated from the coding sequence ATGTCCGCGAGTAGCGAGCGTCGTGAGCGCGAACGCGCCCAGCGCCACCAGATGATCATCAGGACCGCGCGTGAACTCGCCGAGGCCGAGGGCTGGGAGGCGGTGACGACCCGGCGGCTGGCCGAACGCGTCGAGTACAGCCAGCCCGTGCTGTACAGCCACTTCAAGGGCAAGGACGCGATCGTCGGTGCGGTGGCGCTGGACGGGTTCGGTGAGCTCGCCGAGCACCTGCGCCGGGCGCGACTGGCCGCGACCGGGCCCGCGCTGCGTGCCGTCGGCGCCGCCTACCTGGAGTTCGCGATCGCGCGGCCGGCTCTCTATCAGGCCATGTTCGTGCTGCCGACCGACCTCGCGTTCGCCAGTGACGAGACGCCGGCTCCGATGCGGGCCTGCTTCGACGAGTTCGTCAGCTGTTTCCCCGCCGACGACGAGCGGGGCGGGCTCGCCGCCGAGGTCACCTGGAGCGCGCTGCACGGCATGGCCGTGCTCTCCGCCGGCGGCCGCATCCCCGGCGTGTGGCAGCAGGAGCGCCTCGACCTGCTCGTCAGTCGATTCGCCGTCGATCAGGCGGCGCCGCCGTTGGCGTAG
- a CDS encoding DUF4267 domain-containing protein, whose protein sequence is MLLTVAYVLTGLVGAGIFVIGLNGLRTPRAAAGFGIPDTPTDDPAFRSWLRVKAVRDVAAGVFTFILMAGATPHLLGWFILAATGIPVGDALIVLRSNGPKAIAYGVHAATAAVMLVATAILLIG, encoded by the coding sequence ATGCTTCTCACCGTCGCCTACGTGCTCACCGGACTGGTCGGTGCCGGCATCTTCGTGATCGGCCTCAACGGGCTCCGCACGCCCCGCGCGGCGGCCGGGTTCGGCATTCCCGACACACCGACCGACGATCCCGCCTTCCGGTCCTGGCTGCGGGTCAAGGCGGTGCGCGACGTCGCCGCCGGCGTCTTCACCTTCATCCTGATGGCCGGGGCGACCCCGCACCTGCTCGGCTGGTTCATACTGGCCGCCACCGGCATCCCGGTCGGCGACGCGCTCATCGTGCTGCGCAGCAACGGCCCCAAGGCGATCGCCTACGGCGTCCACGCGGCCACCGCCGCGGTCATGCTGGTGGCCACCGCGATCCTGCTGATCGGTTGA
- a CDS encoding SAM-dependent methyltransferase, with protein MTDFTITSIGTVHNDRTDVQDTDDWGAVRSTITVDERFGDACLQGLDGFSHVEVLFVFDRFPEHDDYREPRPYRGRPDLPPVGVFAGRAPRRPNRIGVTTCAIVSVEGRELTVVGLDAIAGTPVIDLKPALVEFVPANVEQPAWVSDLMSRYWR; from the coding sequence ATGACAGACTTCACGATCACCTCCATCGGTACGGTCCACAACGACCGCACCGACGTGCAGGACACCGACGACTGGGGTGCCGTCCGCAGCACGATCACCGTCGACGAGCGGTTCGGTGACGCCTGCCTCCAGGGACTGGACGGCTTCTCGCACGTCGAGGTGCTGTTCGTCTTCGACCGGTTCCCGGAGCACGACGACTACCGGGAGCCCCGCCCGTACCGTGGCCGCCCTGATCTTCCGCCGGTCGGCGTCTTCGCCGGCCGGGCCCCGCGCCGCCCCAACCGGATCGGCGTGACCACCTGCGCCATCGTCTCGGTCGAGGGCCGCGAACTGACCGTCGTCGGCCTCGACGCGATCGCCGGCACCCCGGTGATCGACCTGAAACCGGCGCTGGTGGAGTTCGTGCCGGCGAATGTCGAACAGCCCGCCTGGGTCAGCGACCTGATGTCGAGGTACTGGCGGTGA
- a CDS encoding GNAT family N-acetyltransferase translates to MHIRIEQDRDRPAVREVQRTAFGGAHGDTVARLVDALRNDDPSVLSLVAERDDEVAGHVMFSRALVDAPRRLVRVRTLSPLAVAPARQRTGIGVALIREGLRRLDELGVPLVFLEGDPAYYSRSGFEPAREHGFRKPSLRIPDAGFQVVRLSAYEPWMTGTFVYADTFWEHDCVGLREPEPEVTASTSTSGR, encoded by the coding sequence ATGCACATTCGTATCGAGCAGGACCGCGACCGTCCGGCAGTGCGCGAGGTCCAGCGGACCGCGTTCGGCGGTGCGCACGGCGACACCGTGGCCCGTCTGGTGGACGCTCTACGCAACGACGATCCGTCGGTGCTGTCGCTGGTGGCCGAGCGGGATGACGAGGTCGCCGGGCACGTCATGTTCAGCCGGGCGCTGGTCGACGCCCCGCGACGGCTGGTCCGGGTGCGGACGCTGAGCCCGCTCGCGGTCGCCCCGGCCCGGCAGCGCACCGGCATCGGTGTCGCGTTGATCCGCGAGGGCCTGCGGCGGCTCGACGAACTCGGCGTCCCGCTGGTGTTCCTGGAGGGCGACCCGGCCTACTACTCCCGGTCCGGTTTCGAACCGGCGCGGGAGCACGGCTTCCGCAAGCCGTCGCTGCGGATCCCGGACGCGGGCTTCCAGGTGGTACGGCTGTCGGCGTACGAACCGTGGATGACCGGCACCTTCGTCTACGCGGACACGTTCTGGGAGCACGACTGTGTCGGCCTGCGCGAGCCGGAACCCGAGGTCACCGCCAGTACCTCGACATCAGGTCGCTGA
- a CDS encoding NAD(P)-dependent oxidoreductase has protein sequence MEITVLGASGATGLELTRQALDRGHTVVAVARDPRRIALPVSARLVRTRADVLDPDGIAVALRDREVIVSGLGVAKGDRPGVLAAGARAVAAARPGRIVWLGAFGTGPSAAAAGALTRTLLRLLPDRADKEAADAIARAAGATVFHAGPLTDGPSGATRRTIGLDTAPRRLFPARVTRATVAAAMLDEAENPAHSGGIALPLQR, from the coding sequence ATGGAGATCACCGTCCTCGGAGCGTCCGGCGCCACCGGGCTCGAACTCACCCGGCAGGCCCTCGACCGCGGGCACACGGTCGTCGCCGTCGCCCGCGACCCCCGCCGGATCGCCCTGCCGGTATCGGCGCGCCTCGTCCGTACGAGAGCCGACGTCCTCGACCCGGACGGCATCGCCGTCGCTCTGCGTGACCGGGAGGTGATCGTCTCCGGCCTCGGCGTCGCCAAGGGTGACCGGCCCGGCGTGCTGGCCGCCGGCGCCCGGGCCGTCGCCGCCGCCCGGCCGGGCCGGATCGTGTGGCTCGGCGCGTTCGGCACCGGACCGTCCGCGGCGGCGGCCGGGGCACTGACCCGCACACTGCTGAGACTGCTGCCGGACCGGGCCGACAAGGAGGCCGCCGACGCGATCGCCCGCGCCGCCGGCGCAACCGTCTTCCACGCCGGACCGCTCACCGACGGACCGTCCGGCGCGACCCGCCGCACCATCGGCCTGGACACCGCCCCGCGGCGGCTGTTCCCGGCCCGGGTCACCCGCGCCACCGTGGCCGCCGCCATGCTCGACGAGGCCGAGAACCCGGCCCACTCCGGCGGCATCGCGCTTCCACTGCAACGCTGA